CGCCTTCAGCGTGGTGGCGAGCGTTTCGTCGGAACTGTCCTCCCGCTCAACCCTCAGTGTCACGCGGCGTAGCACTCCGGTATTGGGATCCTTCATGCTGTCGTCGATCACCAGAGCATATTCATTGGTGGTCCCGGGATGGGCGCGCACGACATCCTCGACCGCGCTCGGGAAGAGGTTTACGCCACGTACGATCAGCATATCATCCGCGCGGCCATGCACTCCACCGATCAGGCGGGCATGAGTCCGGCCATCGGTCGCGATGCTGCTGTCGCGCACCACGATATCGCCCGTCCACCAGCGCACCAGAGGGCAGGCCTGCTTGTCCAGATGGGTCAGCACCAGCACGCCGGGCTTGCCGTCCTCCACCGGTTCGTCGGTATCGGGATCGAGGATCTCGACATAGATGAAATCTTCGGCGAGCGTCGGGCCGGTCTGCAATGCAGTTTCCCAGCCGATCGGCTGGCATTCCAAGGCACCGTAGCAATCGAACATCTTGGCGCCCCAGTAGCGCTCAATGCGTTCACGTGTGCCTGGAATATTGCCTCCTGGTTCGCCGCCAACGCAGACCATCTGGACGCTGGACCCCGCAAGGTCTACGCCTCGCTTCATGGCTGCCTCCGCGATATGCGCCATAAAGGATGGCGTGCCGATGACGCATTTGGGCCGATATTCGAGGATCGTATCGATCTGGCGCTCGGTATCGACCGAACCGCCGGGAATGACGAGCGATCCGAGCCGCTGGGCGGCGAGCGTGGCGCCGAGGCCGCCGACAAACCAGGAATAGCCGAACATGCAGTGGAACGTATCCGTCTTGCGCAGGCCCTGAGCGTAGAGATAGCGCGCATAGAGATCCGCCCAGCGATCGGTGTCGAAAGCGCTCCACAGAACAGGTGCCGGCCGCGCCGTGGTTCCGGAGGAGAAGTGCACCCGCACCGCTTCTCCTGCCTCGACCGCCTTGAAGGTTCCGAAGGGCGGATCCTGC
The sequence above is a segment of the Rhizobium sp. SSA_523 genome. Coding sequences within it:
- a CDS encoding phenylacetate--CoA ligase family protein, encoding MEMAIRVNAPYSNEIWDEVELWSRDRIEAHQTTALKQQLARVAEKSVHYGKVFRDCGFDPRDFCQLSDIRKLPLTRKTDYVKGLAQDPPFGTFKAVEAGEAVRVHFSSGTTARPAPVLWSAFDTDRWADLYARYLYAQGLRKTDTFHCMFGYSWFVGGLGATLAAQRLGSLVIPGGSVDTERQIDTILEYRPKCVIGTPSFMAHIAEAAMKRGVDLAGSSVQMVCVGGEPGGNIPGTRERIERYWGAKMFDCYGALECQPIGWETALQTGPTLAEDFIYVEILDPDTDEPVEDGKPGVLVLTHLDKQACPLVRWWTGDIVVRDSSIATDGRTHARLIGGVHGRADDMLIVRGVNLFPSAVEDVVRAHPGTTNEYALVIDDSMKDPNTGVLRRVTLRVEREDSSDETLATTLKAALRNRLNVSFDIEVLEAGTLPRTVHKAKRLIKE